From a region of the Tamandua tetradactyla isolate mTamTet1 chromosome 10, mTamTet1.pri, whole genome shotgun sequence genome:
- the LOC143648652 gene encoding Golgi-associated RAB2 interactor protein 4-like — translation MSGRGEVPYYIVRSGPAASMFNMPMGKLQRHLSEGEYDMFKYAPVFESDFIQVTRRGEVIDMHNRIQIVTVGIVCTSPLLSLPDVMLLAQPVTRRGQTTQGRGHQAEKTMELTRLLPLKLIRLSVHNREKQQLRLKFATGRSFYLQLCPNLDAQEDLFVQWLKIIYLLHPPVESNSGTHAVPAWDMICVPELEEEDQASTSAESHGEGDDIRSLRVISDMSWASSAGFAGGEGRNYREPSRPAMTTLKPAQPAASWATAGAAMKGSAAGAVVSVMTSMSAGSAQNTVTGPGAASRRPRGGKSHVAMAGVISVPAKNIKVASAGAASKTSEWTSSTVALASPSPEGSTSMAIARTSTIKSIVETAAVPTAAESPISSSVSQGQNTGQEAGRRVSQANAAAREKREREQKSRHQVDRQSPGRSFSSHRSTRKDHKQEGHQGSERPSLNQGISRTPPAKDSRSSGKSRTGGSTASSGSTEKGPSRLTSFLRGLRARLTISSSAHRTDVSLVVGSAERHQGANISALTSVTSGEYPQGDYST, via the coding sequence ATGAGCGGTCGCGGTGAGGTCCCCTACTACATAGTGCGGAGTGGGCCTGCAGCGAGCATGTTCAACATGCCGATGGGCAAGCTGCAGCGCCACCTGTCCGAGGGGGAGTACGATATGTTTAAGTACGCCCCCGTGTTTGAGAGCGACTTCATTCAGGTCACCCGGAGGGGAGAGGTGATTGACATGCACAACCGAATCCAAATTGTGACCGTGGGCATCGTGTGCACCAGCCCCCTCCTGTCCCTCCCCGATGTCATGCTGCTGGCCCAACCCGTCACCCGCAGGGGCCAGACCACCCAGGGGAGAGGCCACCAAGCTGAGAAGACCATGGAGCTCACCAGGCTGCTGCCCTTGAAGCTCATCAGGCTGTCGGTTCACAACCGGGAGAAACAGCAGCTGCGCCTGAAGTTCGCCACCGGCCGCTCCTTTTACCTGCAGCTGTGCCCCAATCTGGATGCTCAGGAAGACCTATTCGTGCAGTGGCTAAAAATCATTTACCTCCTGCACCCACCTGTGGAGAGTAACAGTGGTACTCATGCCGTTCCTGCCTGGGATATGATATGCGTGccagagctggaggaagaggacCAGGCCAGCACATCAGCTGAGTCCCATGGAGAAGGGGATGACATCAGGAGCCTCCGCGTCATCTCTGACATGTCTTGGGCCTCCTCTGCAGGTTTTGCTGGGGGTGAAGGAAGGAACTATAGAGAGCCCAGCAGGCCTGCCATGACCACCCTCAAACCGGCACAGCCTGCAGCATCCTGGGCAACAGCAGGGGCGGCAATGAAGGGCAGTGCAGCAGGCGCCGTGGTGAGCGTGATGACATCTATGTCTGCAGGTTCTGCGCAAAATACCGTGACAGGACCAGGAGCCGCTTCCAGGCGCCCGAGAGGAGGCAAGAGCCATGTGGCCATGGCGGGTGTCATCAGCGTGCCTGCGAAGAACATCAAGGTGGCCAGTGCTGGGGCGGCAAGCAAGACATCCGAGTGGACCTCCAGCACAGTGGCGTTGGCAAGTCCCTCTCCTGAGGGCAGCACGAGCATGGCGATTGCCAGGACATCCACCATCAAGAGCATCGTAGAAACAGCTGCAgtcccaacagcagcagaatcgCCCATCTCCAGCTCAGTGAGCCAAGGCCAGAACACTGGACAGGAGGCAGGCCGACGAGTCTCCCAGGCCaacgccgcggcccgggagaaaagggagagggaaCAGAAGAGCAGACACCAAGTTGACCGACAGTCACCAGGCCGGTCCTTCTCTAGCCACAGATCCACCAGGAAAGATCATAAGCAAGAAGGACATCAGGGCAGTGAGCGCCCTTCCCTTAACCAGGGCATTAGCCGCACGCCCCCTGCAAAGGACTCCAGGTCTTCTGGGAAGTCCAGGACGGGTGGATCCACTGCCAGTTCGGGCTCCACAGAAAAGGGTCCGAGCAGGCTCACGTCATTCCTGAGGGGCCTGAGAGCCAGGTTAACTATATCATCGTCAGCCCACAGAACAGATGTGAGCCTCGTCGTGGGGTCAGCTGAGCGTCACCAGGGTGCGAACATCAGTGCCCTGACTTCAGTGACCTCCGGGGAGTATCCCCAGGGAGACTATTCCActtga